From Streptomyces chrestomyceticus JCM 4735, one genomic window encodes:
- a CDS encoding peptidase inhibitor family I36 protein — MQQQIDEVLAKTEGGVQISRNEIAWEEGSVIEAFPLPGETHAPPSSQAAQELQAKASGLPVGTRESSAAMRAYDAPLTAEEEEPIPSGEEEPPGTGAVAADNCPTVIFGKDWYCFYQYKNFGGRRLQWRASYVGPAVMFSKYDFVNRTSSWSNKGGLKIHVYGRTRPGDDSSCFKHYWTENEHERSGGAYPDNAADCFRTSLS, encoded by the coding sequence TTGCAGCAGCAGATTGATGAGGTCTTAGCGAAGACTGAAGGCGGAGTTCAGATCAGTAGGAATGAAATCGCTTGGGAAGAAGGGAGCGTGATCGAGGCTTTCCCGCTGCCGGGAGAGACGCACGCGCCTCCGAGTAGTCAGGCAGCTCAAGAGCTGCAAGCGAAAGCATCAGGTCTGCCCGTCGGTACTCGTGAATCTTCTGCAGCTATGCGCGCCTACGACGCCCCGCTGACAGCTGAAGAGGAGGAACCCATTCCCAGCGGCGAGGAGGAGCCGCCGGGTACAGGGGCAGTTGCAGCGGACAACTGCCCCACGGTGATATTCGGCAAGGACTGGTACTGCTTCTACCAATACAAGAACTTCGGAGGGCGGCGCCTGCAGTGGCGAGCGTCCTATGTGGGTCCGGCGGTCATGTTCTCCAAGTACGACTTCGTGAACCGGACTTCATCCTGGTCAAATAAAGGAGGTCTGAAGATTCACGTGTACGGTCGTACGAGGCCCGGTGACGATAGTAGCTGCTTCAAACACTACTGGACAGAAAATGAGCATGAGCGAAGCGGTGGGGCCTACCCCGATAACGCGGCCGATTGCTTCAGGACATCTCTCAGTTAG
- a CDS encoding terminase large subunit domain-containing protein — MRRADEAAVLRLYRSLPAQRRREIAASSTPQLRAQLARIERGMALDRSPGAMAAVLTEGREMQAPHLAQIDAAFERVAAGRPTKLLLTMPPRHGKSRRAARWAPLWYLRRRPEHRVMIASYSSDLADDHGRWIRDAIVSYGPQIGIGLRPGSSAANRFDIAGTEGGFAAAGVGGGLTGKGAHLAVLDDPIKDAAEAASPTMRRRLWEWWQAVLLTRIEPGGSVILIQTRWHEDDLAGRILADEADRWTVINLPALALSEDDALGRPVGAALWPERYDEAALAEIRRSVGERVWWSLYMQQPRPQEGGVWQWPWITDHRISAARFRGIDLARIVVAVDPAGGESAVGDETGIVAVARDRAGHLYVLDDRSGNRGADAWGREACLLAIELRADAITVESNYGGDMSRQILRQAWQELQREQRTEGLPMPAVLSVTAKHGKRLRAEPIAQLYEQGRIHHVGAWPELEQQMVTWAAGMDSPDRMDAAVHGLTQLAGTDPSGTGGTPYLDGRLSGRR, encoded by the coding sequence ATGCGGAGGGCTGACGAGGCGGCGGTTCTCCGGTTGTACCGGTCGCTGCCTGCGCAGCGCCGCCGCGAGATCGCCGCCTCCTCCACTCCACAGCTCAGGGCCCAGCTCGCGCGGATCGAGCGCGGGATGGCGCTGGACCGCTCCCCCGGTGCGATGGCCGCGGTGCTCACCGAGGGCCGGGAGATGCAGGCCCCGCACCTGGCTCAGATCGATGCCGCCTTCGAGCGGGTGGCGGCCGGGCGGCCGACCAAGCTGCTGCTGACCATGCCGCCGCGGCACGGCAAGTCGAGGCGGGCCGCGCGGTGGGCGCCGTTGTGGTACCTGCGGCGGCGCCCGGAGCACCGGGTGATGATCGCCTCGTACTCCTCCGACCTTGCTGATGATCACGGCCGGTGGATCAGGGACGCGATCGTCTCGTACGGCCCGCAGATCGGCATCGGGCTGCGGCCGGGGTCCTCGGCGGCGAACCGTTTCGACATCGCCGGGACCGAGGGCGGCTTCGCCGCTGCCGGTGTCGGTGGCGGTCTGACGGGTAAGGGCGCGCATCTGGCAGTCCTGGACGACCCGATCAAGGACGCCGCCGAGGCCGCTTCGCCGACGATGCGCCGCCGGCTGTGGGAGTGGTGGCAGGCGGTCCTGCTCACCCGGATCGAGCCGGGCGGGTCCGTCATCCTCATCCAGACGCGCTGGCACGAGGATGACCTGGCGGGTCGGATCCTTGCCGACGAGGCGGACCGCTGGACCGTCATCAACCTGCCCGCTCTCGCCCTGTCCGAGGATGACGCGCTCGGCCGGCCGGTGGGGGCCGCGCTGTGGCCCGAGCGGTACGACGAGGCGGCACTCGCCGAGATCCGTCGTTCCGTGGGCGAGCGGGTGTGGTGGTCGCTGTATATGCAGCAGCCGCGCCCGCAGGAGGGTGGGGTGTGGCAGTGGCCGTGGATCACTGACCACCGCATCAGCGCGGCTCGCTTTCGCGGCATCGACCTGGCGCGCATCGTCGTCGCCGTCGACCCGGCGGGCGGGGAGTCGGCGGTCGGCGACGAGACCGGCATCGTGGCAGTCGCCCGCGACCGGGCCGGGCACCTGTACGTCCTCGACGACCGCTCCGGCAACCGCGGAGCCGACGCGTGGGGCCGGGAAGCGTGCCTGCTGGCGATCGAACTGCGTGCGGACGCCATCACGGTGGAGTCGAACTACGGCGGCGACATGTCCCGCCAGATTCTGCGCCAGGCGTGGCAGGAGTTGCAGCGCGAGCAGCGCACCGAGGGCCTGCCCATGCCGGCGGTGCTGTCGGTGACGGCCAAGCACGGCAAACGGCTCAGGGCCGAGCCGATCGCGCAGCTCTACGAGCAGGGCCGCATCCACCACGTCGGGGCCTGGCCCGAGCTCGAACAGCAGATGGTGACCTGGGCCGCCGGGATGGACAGTCCGGACCGGATGGACGCCGCGGTTCACGGGCTGACGCAGCTCGCAGGCACAGACCCCAGCGGCACGGGCGGCACGCCGTACCTGGACGGGAGGCTGTCCGGGCGCCGCTGA
- a CDS encoding GNAT family N-acetyltransferase gives MTRAGASVFAMRRASAADAPALTVMILNRCRWLEDRGLPSWRDAVENITFQAGDGHMWVLEEEGGRLVGCTTIQPFCPPWGWTDRELAEPADHLYTTCTDPAYSARQPGTLIAWWAVHRAALNNKRWVRRGCFAPALVRYYQSQHFHLVREVQRTTKRVYLLARRAVPIAPATVTEPLLRADLQPLLTKEPTR, from the coding sequence GTGACCCGGGCTGGGGCATCCGTGTTCGCCATGCGCCGGGCCAGCGCCGCCGACGCCCCCGCCCTCACCGTCATGATCCTCAACCGCTGCCGGTGGCTGGAAGACCGCGGCCTGCCGAGCTGGCGCGACGCCGTCGAGAACATCACCTTCCAGGCAGGCGACGGGCACATGTGGGTCCTGGAGGAAGAGGGTGGCCGCCTGGTCGGCTGCACCACCATTCAGCCCTTCTGCCCGCCCTGGGGCTGGACAGACCGAGAACTGGCCGAGCCGGCCGACCACCTGTACACGACGTGCACGGACCCGGCCTACTCCGCCCGTCAGCCCGGCACCCTCATCGCCTGGTGGGCCGTCCACCGGGCCGCCCTGAACAACAAGCGGTGGGTGCGCCGCGGCTGCTTCGCCCCCGCCTTGGTCCGCTACTACCAGTCGCAGCACTTCCACCTGGTCCGCGAGGTCCAGCGCACCACGAAACGTGTCTACCTCCTGGCCCGCCGTGCCGTGCCGATCGCCCCGGCCACAGTCACCGAACCACTGCTGCGCGCCGATCTCCAGCCCCTCCTGACCAAGGAGCCGACGCGATGA
- a CDS encoding head decoration protein: protein MIQPYTTFVTVTGDRDWLASRHGTDATETITLDLSHLTRGTHYAEPTASQPHGFVRSGVPVGQITASGLYGAYDPTADDGRAVLAGLVYAEAPFTPGTSKVPAALFWHGTVHTDKIPGGLDPAKIAPSPHGAQIRFLGAVDA from the coding sequence TTGATTCAGCCGTACACCACCTTCGTGACGGTGACCGGTGACCGGGACTGGCTCGCTTCCCGGCACGGCACCGACGCCACCGAGACCATCACCCTCGACCTGTCCCACCTGACCCGCGGCACCCACTACGCAGAGCCCACGGCCAGCCAGCCGCACGGCTTCGTACGCTCCGGCGTCCCGGTGGGCCAGATCACCGCCTCCGGCCTGTACGGCGCCTACGACCCCACGGCCGACGACGGCCGCGCAGTGCTCGCCGGCCTGGTCTACGCCGAGGCGCCGTTCACCCCCGGTACCAGCAAGGTCCCGGCCGCCCTGTTCTGGCACGGCACCGTCCACACCGACAAGATCCCCGGCGGCCTCGACCCCGCCAAGATCGCCCCGTCGCCGCACGGCGCGCAGATCCGCTTCCTCGGGGCGGTGGACGCATGA
- a CDS encoding VUT family protein — translation MPAPPPVTARTPIRRAARYSGWLCGYAAALLAANILTASFGMVPVGFGQRATAGTLLAGVALMIRNVLQDQLGRTGVVAAVLAGSLLSALIAAPGLALASAAAVAVAELADMALYTPLRRHGWARAVLPATTLGALLDSVVFLSLAGLPVWAAVPGQVIGKGWAIAVPVLLALLGRTPACASGRSGHGAQCTTGSPGDP, via the coding sequence GTGCCCGCGCCGCCGCCGGTGACCGCTCGCACGCCCATCCGCCGTGCCGCCCGCTACAGCGGGTGGCTGTGCGGGTACGCCGCTGCCCTGCTCGCAGCGAACATTTTGACCGCGTCGTTCGGCATGGTCCCGGTCGGCTTCGGGCAGCGCGCCACCGCGGGGACGCTGCTGGCCGGTGTCGCCTTGATGATCCGTAACGTCCTCCAGGACCAGCTTGGCCGCACCGGTGTCGTGGCGGCTGTTCTCGCCGGATCGCTGCTGTCTGCTCTCATCGCTGCGCCGGGCCTGGCTCTGGCCAGCGCGGCAGCGGTCGCAGTCGCCGAACTGGCCGACATGGCCCTCTACACGCCGCTGCGGCGCCACGGCTGGGCGCGGGCTGTCCTGCCCGCGACGACGCTCGGGGCGCTGCTGGACAGCGTCGTCTTCCTGTCCCTCGCCGGGCTGCCGGTGTGGGCGGCGGTGCCGGGGCAGGTGATCGGCAAAGGCTGGGCGATCGCCGTCCCCGTCCTCCTCGCCCTGCTCGGACGTACCCCCGCCTGCGCCTCTGGGCGGTCAGGTCACGGCGCGCAGTGCACAACTGGGTCACCGGGTGACCCCTGA
- a CDS encoding major capsid protein: MSIADLLKNVSVADLTVYARAIPTPDDFLLTSSVFPETQVHDVKWRVRQSKRRVNAAMYRAYDASVPFAKRQAQTTQTEGTLPALGQKLLVGEMEQLLLDASRGADEDRLVDLLYDDVERHVEAIRSRLELAAADVLLDGRFTLTGENGLTVEADYGVPQANMPTAPKPWSSPDADPIADELRWIDYLDSIGAPAPEMVLTSRKAYAHLASNGAYRAAYYGTPAGGQTPTATLNPQQVNSVRGTYGLPPVTFYKAQVWQNDVSKRVLPEDRWIMLPPERAKWGQTQYGTTTEALALSRGTNPQVEREDAPGIVITRDVQDDPVQIWTKGAAMAMPVLYSPDCHITATVL; this comes from the coding sequence ATGAGCATCGCCGACCTGCTCAAGAACGTCAGCGTCGCCGACCTGACCGTCTACGCCCGCGCCATCCCCACTCCCGACGACTTCCTGCTCACCAGCAGCGTCTTCCCCGAGACGCAGGTGCACGACGTGAAGTGGCGGGTGCGGCAGTCCAAGCGGCGCGTCAACGCCGCGATGTACCGCGCGTACGACGCGAGCGTGCCGTTCGCCAAGCGCCAGGCCCAGACCACGCAGACCGAAGGCACCCTACCGGCCCTGGGACAGAAGCTCCTGGTCGGCGAGATGGAACAGCTCCTGCTGGACGCCTCCCGCGGCGCGGACGAAGACCGGCTCGTGGACCTGCTCTACGACGACGTCGAGCGGCACGTCGAAGCGATCCGCTCGCGCCTGGAGCTGGCCGCCGCCGACGTCCTGCTCGATGGCCGCTTCACCCTGACCGGCGAGAACGGGCTGACGGTGGAGGCCGACTACGGGGTGCCGCAGGCCAACATGCCCACCGCCCCCAAGCCGTGGTCCTCGCCGGACGCCGACCCGATTGCGGACGAGCTGCGGTGGATCGACTACCTCGACTCGATCGGCGCTCCGGCCCCCGAGATGGTGCTCACCTCCCGCAAGGCGTACGCGCACCTCGCCTCCAACGGCGCCTACCGGGCCGCCTACTACGGCACCCCGGCCGGCGGCCAGACTCCGACCGCGACGCTGAACCCGCAGCAGGTCAACTCGGTGCGCGGCACCTACGGCCTGCCGCCGGTGACCTTTTACAAGGCCCAGGTGTGGCAGAACGACGTCTCGAAGCGGGTTCTGCCGGAAGACCGGTGGATCATGCTCCCGCCGGAGCGCGCGAAGTGGGGCCAGACCCAGTACGGCACCACCACCGAAGCCCTGGCCCTCTCGCGCGGCACCAACCCGCAGGTCGAGCGGGAGGACGCGCCGGGCATCGTCATCACCCGCGACGTGCAGGATGACCCGGTGCAGATCTGGACCAAGGGCGCCGCCATGGCCATGCCGGTCCTGTACTCGCCGGACTGCCACATCACCGCGACCGTCCTGTGA
- a CDS encoding DUF6087 family protein yields the protein MSSEPPRPHDDSGDSLEHVAARHDHARQRMVGRLRAVVLALGPVRAAHLYPEAPRLILRHDGYQWTPLTTAADYASAQQLLHGQVEQRDSAWVWLFLSDIGVRPWARIDAGQLGSSVDVRRRGGATSRRRGRRLRRRRGV from the coding sequence ATGAGCAGCGAGCCCCCACGACCGCATGATGATTCCGGCGACTCTCTGGAACATGTTGCCGCCCGGCATGACCACGCCCGCCAGCGCATGGTGGGGCGGCTGCGTGCCGTCGTACTCGCCCTGGGCCCGGTACGTGCCGCTCACCTGTACCCCGAGGCGCCTCGTCTCATCCTGCGCCACGACGGCTACCAGTGGACACCACTGACGACGGCTGCCGACTACGCCTCAGCCCAGCAACTTCTTCACGGACAGGTGGAACAACGCGATTCGGCTTGGGTGTGGCTCTTCCTGAGTGATATCGGGGTCAGGCCGTGGGCGCGTATCGATGCTGGTCAGCTGGGTAGTTCCGTTGATGTTCGCCGGCGAGGCGGTGCTACCAGCAGGCGTCGAGGTCGCCGTTTGCGGCGACGGCGCGGAGTTTGA
- a CDS encoding helix-turn-helix domain-containing protein, which translates to MPSSPSSSAQQAREALAARLHDLRRASGLTSQELAERCGWYKSKTSRIENARTLPSDADIRAWCRACEATDETEDLLAAARHAETLYVQWRRLHRSGLRQVHEASRPLYERTRLFRVYCSTVMPGLVQTPGYATDLLSAITAFQGTPDDVPAAVAARTARSRILHGSGRRFMLLIEEAVLHSGVGTPAAMAEQLGYLLEVMALPTVCLGILPFGDRARKIWPLETFMIFDEARVHVELLTARVTVTAPSEVSAYARAFADLAQLALYGASASARITTALAALG; encoded by the coding sequence GTGCCCAGCTCACCGTCCTCCAGTGCCCAGCAGGCCCGCGAGGCCCTGGCCGCCCGGCTGCACGACCTGCGCCGGGCGTCCGGGCTGACCAGCCAGGAACTGGCCGAACGGTGCGGCTGGTACAAGTCGAAGACCTCTCGCATCGAAAACGCCCGTACCCTGCCCTCCGATGCCGATATCCGGGCCTGGTGCCGCGCCTGCGAGGCCACCGACGAGACGGAAGACCTGCTGGCCGCCGCCCGGCACGCCGAGACGCTGTACGTGCAGTGGCGCCGCCTGCACCGCTCCGGGCTACGGCAGGTTCACGAAGCCTCCCGGCCACTGTACGAACGCACCCGCCTGTTCCGGGTGTACTGCTCCACCGTGATGCCCGGCCTCGTCCAGACCCCCGGCTATGCGACCGACCTGCTCTCCGCCATCACCGCGTTCCAGGGCACTCCCGACGACGTCCCCGCGGCGGTCGCCGCGCGCACAGCCCGCTCCCGCATCCTGCACGGCAGCGGCCGGCGGTTCATGCTGCTGATCGAGGAGGCCGTACTGCACAGCGGTGTCGGCACCCCCGCGGCGATGGCCGAGCAGCTCGGGTACCTGCTGGAGGTGATGGCGCTGCCCACGGTCTGCCTCGGCATCCTGCCGTTCGGCGATCGGGCCCGGAAGATCTGGCCACTGGAGACGTTCATGATTTTCGATGAGGCCCGGGTGCATGTGGAACTGCTGACGGCCAGAGTCACCGTCACCGCCCCTTCCGAAGTCTCCGCCTACGCACGCGCCTTCGCCGACTTGGCACAACTGGCCCTCTACGGCGCCAGCGCCAGCGCACGGATCACAACGGCCCTGGCCGCTCTCGGGTGA
- a CDS encoding DUF6879 family protein — MPQTNVPSFAEMLEAAQHSAVHLEMRDAYGIESEDGTFRAWREGTWTVASDREARRAWFDLVRAAVSRGVVMRRARIVSEPATAYIRFEYEGTGLNVEAGEQVRWLPRRRASDLALPGNDFWLFDGTVVRFNHFTGDGGSAGPEVSDEPHVAKLCQDAFEAVWRRAVPHDEYTV; from the coding sequence ATGCCGCAGACCAACGTGCCGAGCTTCGCTGAGATGCTGGAGGCCGCCCAGCACTCGGCGGTGCACCTGGAGATGCGCGACGCGTACGGCATCGAATCCGAAGACGGCACCTTCCGGGCCTGGCGGGAGGGTACCTGGACTGTTGCCTCCGACCGTGAGGCGCGGCGTGCCTGGTTCGATCTGGTGCGCGCCGCTGTGAGCCGAGGTGTGGTGATGCGGCGGGCGCGGATTGTGTCCGAGCCGGCCACTGCCTACATCCGGTTCGAGTACGAGGGCACCGGGCTGAACGTCGAGGCTGGTGAGCAGGTGCGGTGGCTTCCGCGTCGCCGAGCCTCGGACCTCGCCCTGCCGGGCAACGACTTCTGGCTGTTCGACGGCACGGTGGTGCGCTTCAACCACTTCACCGGCGACGGCGGTTCGGCCGGGCCGGAGGTGTCCGACGAACCACACGTCGCGAAGCTGTGCCAGGACGCCTTCGAGGCCGTCTGGCGCCGGGCCGTCCCGCACGACGAGTACACCGTCTGA
- a CDS encoding DUF6415 family natural product biosynthesis protein, translating into MNEVAASSVPEVTAEKADALPIDVATIDATCARAFGLQRATAPGLPDLTRALRGHLELLIPPDLAGQAPLTQAAARDATKLLKLPDNAGTARTRARALAQVCLILLEPHRPPAAPSDEETHG; encoded by the coding sequence ATGAACGAGGTCGCCGCGTCGTCCGTCCCCGAGGTCACCGCCGAGAAGGCCGACGCATTGCCGATCGACGTCGCGACCATCGATGCGACCTGCGCCCGCGCTTTCGGCCTGCAGCGGGCGACGGCCCCGGGCCTGCCGGACCTGACACGGGCGCTGCGCGGTCACCTTGAACTGCTCATCCCCCCGGACCTGGCCGGGCAGGCGCCCCTGACTCAGGCCGCCGCACGGGACGCCACCAAGCTCTTGAAACTGCCCGACAACGCCGGGACGGCGCGCACTCGCGCCCGCGCGTTGGCGCAGGTGTGCCTCATCCTCCTCGAACCGCACCGCCCCCCGGCCGCACCCTCGGACGAGGAAACGCACGGGTGA
- a CDS encoding ScbR family autoregulator-binding transcription factor codes for MQERAVKTREAILQAAAELIDEYGFSEASVNKIIKRAGVTPGALYFHFESKEALAHAVMIGQGDGLEAPPGEDGLQRLIDQTLYLAGELQTNPKLRAGVRLAIEQGDFGLQDASPYNYWIDEFAEQLQVAQAKGEVLPDVDVRELAWTLVASYSGTQLLSHISTRRTDLYRRVTNLWKYLLPAVAAPTVRPLLSFSRQWDRAA; via the coding sequence GTGCAGGAACGGGCGGTCAAGACGCGGGAGGCGATCCTTCAAGCGGCTGCCGAGCTAATCGACGAGTACGGATTCAGTGAAGCGAGCGTCAACAAGATCATCAAGCGCGCCGGGGTCACCCCAGGGGCCCTGTATTTCCACTTCGAGTCCAAGGAAGCCCTTGCCCATGCAGTCATGATCGGTCAGGGCGACGGGCTGGAGGCGCCGCCCGGGGAAGACGGCCTCCAGCGGCTGATCGACCAGACGCTCTACCTCGCTGGCGAGCTTCAGACCAACCCGAAGCTGCGCGCCGGAGTGCGCCTTGCGATCGAGCAAGGAGACTTCGGCCTCCAGGATGCTTCCCCGTACAACTACTGGATTGATGAATTCGCCGAGCAGCTGCAAGTCGCGCAAGCCAAGGGCGAAGTGCTACCAGACGTGGACGTACGAGAGCTGGCCTGGACGCTGGTCGCCTCCTACTCCGGCACCCAACTCCTGTCCCACATCTCCACACGTCGCACTGACCTGTACCGCCGCGTCACCAACCTGTGGAAATACCTGCTGCCGGCGGTCGCTGCCCCGACTGTCAGGCCGCTGCTGTCCTTCAGCCGCCAATGGGACCGGGCCGCCTGA
- a CDS encoding phage tail protein — translation MNVLRGGRWAMRGAAVASAALLTLTGATLATEAAAASTAVAEDNPCNPNYCPGASTFIMKFDGVSVEFISSVNGWDTNTHTLVLQRGSYHNPVVDRWIDDAIAGREGRLKSMSVVVYDDKGWVMKRYNFGGAWVERIDSNGSGQALHIRYFTLEITD, via the coding sequence ATGAACGTGCTTCGTGGCGGGCGCTGGGCGATGCGTGGGGCGGCTGTCGCCAGTGCGGCCCTGCTGACGCTAACGGGGGCCACGTTGGCGACTGAGGCGGCCGCTGCATCCACTGCCGTCGCTGAAGACAACCCCTGCAATCCTAATTACTGCCCAGGTGCAAGCACCTTCATCATGAAATTCGACGGTGTTTCCGTTGAATTCATCTCATCCGTCAACGGCTGGGACACCAACACCCACACGCTGGTCCTGCAACGTGGGTCGTACCACAACCCTGTAGTCGACCGCTGGATTGACGACGCGATAGCCGGCCGCGAAGGGCGCCTCAAGAGCATGTCCGTCGTGGTGTACGACGATAAGGGGTGGGTGATGAAGCGGTACAACTTTGGGGGCGCATGGGTGGAGCGCATCGATAGCAACGGCTCGGGTCAGGCACTTCATATCAGGTACTTCACCCTTGAGATCACCGATTAG